From Chryseotalea sp. WA131a:
AATACACTTCGCGTTCCATGTAATAGTTTTACCGGTTAAAAAAACACGCCGGTTAAAGTCGCGGGCTTCAATCTGCTTTTTCTGGATTTTCGAATAAATGTCCGGATCGCGCCGAACCACGAAAAGTAATCGACGATCAACTTGATAGCGGGGAACATCACAACTGCCTTCATCTTCTTTCCTTTCAATTCACTAAACTCCTTCGGCCCCGTTACAATCATAATGATGCAGCCGAGAGCGTTCAGAATGTAAATAGAGGGAAGTATGAGTAGTGCAACTATTGGATTAATGAACGCCGTCGCGAACAACGTAATTGGAAGGAGCAAAACGAAAGCAATAACAAGAAAATCCAGTACCGCGCGTACTCCAATCTTCTTCATCTTTCTCATTTCCGACAGGTAGTAGTCACGTTCTTTACTAAACGTCTCCAGGTACCCTAGTTCCCAGCGAATTCGTTGCTTGACCAGAGCCTTAAGCGTGAGCGGTGGTCGTGTCGAAATCAAAATATTGTCGACATACACAGTCTTGTATCCACCCCGCAGGCCAATCAATGTAGACTCCCGATCCTCGCCACTTCGCAAGCCGCTATGCCTGACGAAAATATTATTCAACACACTCCGTTTGTAGCACGAGCCGGCGCCTGGCATAACCGGAACGCTTTGTTCCTTGTGATGAATCCGATAGAAGACCCTGAGACAAGAGTACTCAAGTTGCTGCCATAGAAATATATTACCAGAGCCTTCGTACGGCACCATCCTGTAATAACAGCCCATCAACTCCGGGTTGCGCCGCAGGTTCTCAATGCTTTTACCGACATTCCAGAGTCCATCAAGATCTGTATCGAAGTCCGACAAGATGACAAACTCATGAGTGATCGAGAGCGTAGTCAGGAAGAGAGCCCCCACCTTCTGGGCATTAGGATACACAGAAGCAACGAAGAACGCGCTCTGATTTAATTCAAAAAAAGTTACAAGCTTCTGAAGACTACGGTCAGTCGATCCGTCGTCAATTATTATGACGTCTATTTCGTCTCTGTATTTCTCGGCAAGTCCTTTGAAGTAAGAAAGGCGACGTTCCATATTGCAATTGCTGTCCTCATTAAAAAGTGGTATCAATAAGGCAACTTTCTTATAACCCTCGGGAACCGGTCCGATCCACTTTAGGTTTACCGCCCGCTGTTTAAGATCCTTGATCATTATCATACTCAAATTCCAATTAGTGGTCTTTGTTTCTCTTTTAACACTCGTTTTATATGAGAAAGGTATTCGCCGATGAAGTTGGTTATCGCAGTTTTGTCAAGGACACTACTGTCATAGTCAACCCTCAGCCGTATATTGTTAGCAGTATTAATAAACTTCAGGTTTATATCTATTGGGATGAGTATGTTGGAAGGCCCTTCGATCGCCGATACCGTGAAGTCTACGGGTAGTGGCATCCTCGATAAATCGGAGCGACTGTATGAAGATCTGTCAGTATCTTCGTATTGTATTGCCCAGAATGTGTCTGACGGATTTCCCTCCGCCAGGAGTTTTTCGTGTAGGAACTGCATCAACGTAAGAGCGCGATGTTCCTGCATATCTTCGTTGGCCTTTTTTACTCTCGGGATAGCAGTCGCGAACGACTCATCCTCATCAAATACAGTACGCACAAATACGCCCTTCGCGTAGCATCCGATCTGATTATTGCAGCTCTGGAAGTCGCGGCCAAAAACATCGGTTCGAATCAAAATGTCATTGACCCGGGTTGATGAAAAAACGAATGATTTAAACGTGGCTTGCAAGATGACAAAAAGCGAAGTCGAGAAGTCGATCGTCAGCGCTCTCAACTTCCTGGACGCGTCGGTGCTAAACTCAAATTGCTCGCACTTTGATATCCGGTCGGACATCTTTCGCTTCAGACTTCTGATGCCACGAATGGGTACCCTTTTTGTGGGCAGTTTGGGAAAAGTGGAATTCCAATACACCCATTGCGATCGACCATGGAGCTCTACCTGGTAATTGATCAACGCAAGATTCTCCTTGTACTGATATCTTAGAGCCGGTAGATTAGGAAGCAAATTTTTCGCGAAGGCGATATAGGAAACATAGAGATCTCTCAAAAAGATCTCGTCGGACATCGTATCGAATACTACGTGATGAAACTTGAAGGAGAGAATGTACTTCTTAACCTTCAACTGGATCAGGCGTACAAGGAATATTGGTCCATTTTCAAGATCAAACTTATGATCTGCGAAACGGGAAAGTTGAACGATTTTCTCATCTCCTTCGGCCATTCCACTTAAATCGAAGTACTCCGAGGTATAGAAACTTTCGTCTTCGACTCTCAGAAAGTAACTGTCGTCCAGCTTATGGAATGTGGTCCTGAGGCTTTCGTGACGTTGTACAAGGTATGCAATACTCTTGTTGAATGTAGTCACGTCGAAATCGCCGAGTATCTCATAATTCTGGATGACACTCCCATGGATATTGTCCTCGTTTTTAAACTCGGCGTCCAATGAGTCGTCGAGCCAATAATTTTGTACGGGTGTCACGGCATAGTAGTCTCTACCATTCCTGACGACTTTCGGTATTGACCAGTCCGAGTGAAGTTCACTAAAATCCTTTTCGGACTTCATATTCTTTAAATATTCAATAACATTTTGCTTATGGAGGCGTAGTTCATCCAGGATTCCCGGATCAATGACTTTTCCTTTCGGGTATTTGAGCGAGAGTCCTGAATCATCGTACAAAATCTTCAGGCCTGCCTGATTCGATCGACCAAGCAACTCACTTATCTGTGTTAACAATAATTTATCCACGCGTGAACGAAATGGTGTTTATAGAGTGATTGAATCGTACTCTTCGAATTTCTCCAGGTCGTTTTCCATGCAATATTGAATGTGCCTGGCAAGCAGATTAATGCTCTTAAACTGAAATATGGCTTTCACAGAAAGCTGCACTTTAAATTTGTCGTTGATCTCATAGATGAGCCGGATCGCCAATAACGAATGTCCACCCATTTCGAAAAAATCGTCGTTAACACCAATGGCTTTTGTCCTTAGCACATGTTCCCAGATCTCGGCGAGCTTTAATTCAATCTCTGTTCCCGGTGCCTCAAAAGATCTTGTATTCTCAAAAGAACGTTCCGGCATAGCGATCAATTTCTTCTTGTCAATTTTCCCGCTAAAGGTCAATGGCAATTGATCCAGCTGAACGTAGAAAACCGGGATCATGTAATCCGGTAATGTTCGTGCGAGGTGTTCGCGTATCTTCCGGTTTTCAATTGCAGACGAGCCTGTAAAGTAAACTACCAACTCCTTGTCGTCGCATTTGGTTTGTTTCATTAGGACAACCGCCTCGATGACGCCGGGATAGGCAGCCACTGCATTTTCAATTTCACCTAATTCAATCCGGTTCCCCCGAATTTTTACCTGGTCGTCTTTTCTTCCCAGAAAGACAATGTTACCGTCGGGCAACCACATCGCCATATCACCAGTACGGTATAGACGAGTGCCTCCTGGAAAAGGATTATATGTAAATACGGATTCTGTTAGCGAGGAATTATTAAAATATCCTCTCGCAACGCCGGCGCCCGAAATGCACAACTCTCCAGCTATACCGACAGGCTGCAGATTGTCATATTTGTCGAGAACATAAAGCTGTATATTATCAATCGGCCGGCCGATCGGCACCGACGGCAAATCATCAATCTCACCCGGTGAGCAATCATAATAAGATACATCGACAGTGGCTTCCGTTGGTCCATACAGGTTGATTAGTCGAGGCCCTTTCCCCAATGTCCGTCCAAAGGTAACGGTATCATCGATCTTTAGGGCCTCCCCGCTCGCAAATACCTTCTTAAGCGATGTTAATATGCCCACATTGTAAGCCGGAGTAAATGCGGAAAGGAAACTCCTCAGCATTGACGGAACAAAATGCAACGTCGTTACGTCGTATTTTTGAATAGTGGTCATCAGACGGTACGGATCCTTCTCGTCTCCCGGTTCCAACAAGCACAGGCTTGCTCCGGTGAAAGCCCACCATAACAACTCCCATACAGACACGTCGAAAACCAGCGGCGTCTTTTGAAGAATTACATCATTGTTGGTGATGCTATACCTCTTCTGCATCCAAAGTATCCTATTGACCACGGAGTGATGCTCAACCATCACTCCTTTTGGAACACCTGTTGATCCGGAAGTGTATATGATATATGCAAGGTCTGAGCCTTTCGCGACTTGCCGGGTGGTAAAATCTGCTTCGGAATTTTCAATCTCTGCCCATATCTGTTCAATGTCCACTGTTTGGCAAGTGCCTGTGACCAAATCCTCCATAAAATTCTTGCGTGAAAAAAGTACTTTAAGGCGTGCGTCGCCGAGGATCAAATACTTCCTTTCGATAGGGTAACGTGGATCTATAGGCACGTAAACGCCACCGGCTTTCAATATTCCAAAGATCAATGGGATCAGGTGAGCTTCCCGTTCCAGCATAACTCCAACCTGATCTCCCACCCTGATGTTGTGAGCGGCGATCAGCCAGTGAGCGACTTTAGTCGTCTGTTCGTAAAGTTTCGAAAAACTTATCCTCTCGTCTCGCCATATCAAGGCGATGTTGTTCGGGTTTTTGGATACTTGTTCTTCAAATAACTCAATCACGTTACCGCTTGCTGGATATTCAGCTTGGGTCGCGTTAAACTCATTCAGGATTTGATCTTGTTCTTCATCTGACAAGATCCTGATATCACGCAGCTTGATCATCGGGTTGTTTAATGCCTGACCCAGGATCATTTTGAAATAAGTAATGAATCGACTTATGGTTTCTTCACGGAAGAGCTTTCCCTTGTATTCAAAGCTAAATGTAATC
This genomic window contains:
- a CDS encoding amino acid adenylation domain-containing protein, which produces MEKLIEKLRESKIMIKVRDNDLELLLPDEFDSDQLLDEVRKNKSELITYLQKVSSDSTLTLIPKCRPKKYYKLSSAQKRLYFLYEFERESLAYNIPIILRITGELNKKKLERAIRKLVDRHESLRTSFILADNAPYQVISPEGTTRMECSFSDVAQLDKTIATFIRPFDLLHDPLFRVGLVELSDASHLLILDMHHIIVDGISQEYLINDFKRLYDGESLPPLRRQYKDYAEWQQSKKRLQAISEQAAFWKSEYQDEVVPLELPIDFPRQIGQKSSGHTLKFTLQGQEKKALNEFATTAGTTSYMVCLAMYYVLLSKLSNQEDIVIGTPVSTQGRFGLDGVVGMFVNTLALRNCIPGDLSFQECVRRVTTKTLNCFENQDYGYEELIEELNLTRNITRNPLFDVLFSYQNNNGLAINTQSLKIEPSKYSHEAPNFDLTLSVLDSENLITFSFEYKGKLFREETISRFITYFKMILGQALNNPMIKLRDIRILSDEEQDQILNEFNATQAEYPASGNVIELFEEQVSKNPNNIALIWRDERISFSKLYEQTTKVAHWLIAAHNIRVGDQVGVMLEREAHLIPLIFGILKAGGVYVPIDPRYPIERKYLILGDARLKVLFSRKNFMEDLVTGTCQTVDIEQIWAEIENSEADFTTRQVAKGSDLAYIIYTSGSTGVPKGVMVEHHSVVNRILWMQKRYSITNNDVILQKTPLVFDVSVWELLWWAFTGASLCLLEPGDEKDPYRLMTTIQKYDVTTLHFVPSMLRSFLSAFTPAYNVGILTSLKKVFASGEALKIDDTVTFGRTLGKGPRLINLYGPTEATVDVSYYDCSPGEIDDLPSVPIGRPIDNIQLYVLDKYDNLQPVGIAGELCISGAGVARGYFNNSSLTESVFTYNPFPGGTRLYRTGDMAMWLPDGNIVFLGRKDDQVKIRGNRIELGEIENAVAAYPGVIEAVVLMKQTKCDDKELVVYFTGSSAIENRKIREHLARTLPDYMIPVFYVQLDQLPLTFSGKIDKKKLIAMPERSFENTRSFEAPGTEIELKLAEIWEHVLRTKAIGVNDDFFEMGGHSLLAIRLIYEINDKFKVQLSVKAIFQFKSINLLARHIQYCMENDLEKFEEYDSITL
- a CDS encoding glycosyltransferase family 2 protein, encoding MIKDLKQRAVNLKWIGPVPEGYKKVALLIPLFNEDSNCNMERRLSYFKGLAEKYRDEIDVIIIDDGSTDRSLQKLVTFFELNQSAFFVASVYPNAQKVGALFLTTLSITHEFVILSDFDTDLDGLWNVGKSIENLRRNPELMGCYYRMVPYEGSGNIFLWQQLEYSCLRVFYRIHHKEQSVPVMPGAGSCYKRSVLNNIFVRHSGLRSGEDRESTLIGLRGGYKTVYVDNILISTRPPLTLKALVKQRIRWELGYLETFSKERDYYLSEMRKMKKIGVRAVLDFLVIAFVLLLPITLFATAFINPIVALLILPSIYILNALGCIIMIVTGPKEFSELKGKKMKAVVMFPAIKLIVDYFSWFGAIRTFIRKSRKSRLKPATLTGVFF